The sequence TGAATCGCTTACATGCGGGCCAAACCACGGAAAACATACCGGAATACCTCCACGAATTGCCTTGCCTTTTTCGAAAACGCTATACGGGCTCATCCACAAAACATCGGTGGTTCGCATGGGTCTGAAACGTGTAATTTGTGCGCCATACAAGCAAATATCAGCTTCGGCATATTTATTTGTTATTGTTATAAAAGGCAGATCGCCATCGAGTTCCATAAAACCAATTTCGCCTTCAATCCCAAACTTGTCGTTTAATTCGTCAATATCCATAGTTCAATTAGTTATTTAAAAACAATTCGTGTTATAATTTCATCACCCGCGTTTTCATTTATCCGACGGCAGATCTCCTCGCGCATTAAAAACAATTCGTTTTTTACTACCGACGATGTAATTTCCACATACAATATTCCATTGCGGATATAAATATTCCGGGTATATCGGGCAATGGTTTTCCCGAGCAGGTTCTCCCAGCCCTGAACAATGTCTAACTCTTTCAGCTTTCGCTCCATTCGGTTTTGTTCAATAAACTCTTTTAAAACCTCGCTTAAAGATTGTGTATTGCTTCGTCTCATTGTGCCAGTTCTACTTTTCCGTTTTCAACTTTAAAAATACGATAATCGGCATCCATTTTTTTAATAATGGTATCTAAATGTTCACGATTGGTGTCGGTTAAAAATATCTGACCAAACTGTTCGCCCGCCACAGCAGTAACAATTTGCTCCACCCGGTGCTGATCGAGTTTATCAAAAATATCATCGAGCAGAAGTATAGGATTGATACCTGAGATCTCTTTTATAAACTCAAATTGCGCCAGTTTTAACGCCACCAAATACGTTTTTTTCTGCCCCTGCGACCCCAATTTTTTAATTGGATAATCGCCAATATTCAATATCAAATCGTCCTTGTGAATACCTACCGTGGTGTACTGCACTATCCGGTCTTTTTGCAACGATGACTTAAGTAAAGTTTCAATATCCGAATCATATAAATCCGACTGATGCACCAACTCCACCACTTCGTTTCCTTCCGATATATAATTATAGTAGCGCTGAAAAACGGGAATCAGCTTTTCCACAAAACGTGTCCGCTCCTCGTGAATGCGTGTTCCATACTCCTCCAACTGATCGTTCCAAATGCCCAGCAGTTCTTCGTCGAAATAACGTTCGCTGGCAAATTGTTTTAATAAGTTGTTGCGTTGCGCCAGTGCCCGGTTGTATTTCAACAGATCGTCGAGGTAATATTGGTTGTATTGCGAAATTACACCGTCCATAAACTTACGTCGCTCGTCACTCCCTCCTAAAATCAGGTTCACATCCGACGGGGTAATCATTACCAAAGGCAACAAACCAATATGTTCCTGCAGTTTTTTATAAACTTTGGTATTTCGTTTAAACTGCTTTTTCTGCCCTTTCTGCAAACCACAATTAATGCTTTCTTTCGATTCCATTCGGCTGTAATTCCCGTTCAGCATAAAAAAGTTTTCATCGTGATTGATATTTAGCTGATCGGTGGCATTAAAAAAGCTTTTACAAAACGACAGGTAATAAATAGCATCTAGCATATTTGTTTTGCCGGCACCGTTTTTACCGATAAAACAATTCAGCTTTGGCGAAAAATCGGCTTTAACCTCCAGAATATTTTTAAAATTTACAATTGAAATCTCTTCAATGTGCATTATCTATTTCTTTGTTTTCGTAAGTACAAAACTATATAAAAAGCCTGCACATTTCAGAAATGTTGACAAAAAGCGGTTAATAACAATGTTATGTTGATTATTCTGCAAAATAATAGATGCATTGGTTTAGCTGTTTTGAAAAAAAAGCTATTTTTGCGGCACAATTTTGAAAAAGACAGAAATGGCAAAGAAGAATGTAAAGCAAGAAGATAATTTACAGGAACTTGAAAGTGCGTTAACAAAAACGGAACAGTTTGTTGAAGATAATTCGAAGATTATCAGCTATGTTATTGGTGGAATTATTGTAGTTGTTGCCGCTTATCTTGGTTTCAACCGGTTTTATGTGCAGCCCAAAGAAGACGAAGCAGTATCGCAAATGTTTATGGCCGAAAATTATTTCGAAAAAGATTCGTTTAATCTGGCTATCAATGGCGACGGAAATTACCTTGGATTCCTTGACATTATTGATGACTACGGTATCACAAAATCGGCTAATCGTGCAAAATACTACACTGGTATTTCGTACCTGTACCTTGGTCAGTACGAAGAAGCACTGGATTATTTAAATGATTTTAAAACCGACGATTTGCTTTTGGCTCCTGTAGCTGAAGGTGCAAAAGGTGATGCTTACCTTGAGTTAGGCGAAACCGATAACGCACTTAAACACTACAAAAAAGCTTATGCGTTATCAGATAATGAATTGACAACTCCGGTTTATATGATGAAAGCAGCTAACCTGTTGGAATCTATGGATGAGCTGGAAGATGCACTTGCATTGTACGAAGATATTAAGAATAAATATCCTACATCAACTGAGGGTTCAAGCGCCGATCGTTACATTGCACGCATCAATACAAAATTGAACTAAGAAATACTCAATCGATAGTTAAACCCCTCTTCGGAGGGGTTTTTTGTTTGTATAAACATTACTTTTGCTTTATCAGCATATCAAAAAAAGACAGAATTATGGCAACAAAAGATTTATCAGCATACGATATTAATTCGGTACCATCAGCAGAAAACATGCGTTTTGGCGTTGTAGTAGCCGAATGGAACTGGGAGATTACATCGGCACTTGGAAACGGCGCTGTTGACACACTAAAAAAACACGGAGCCACCGATGAGAATATTTCAGTAAAATATGTTCCCGGAACTTTTGAACTTCCGTTGGGCGGACAATATTTTGCAGAATTGGATAACGTTGATGCTGTAATTTTGCTGGGCTGCGTTATTCAGGGCGACACCCGCCACTTCGATTACATTTGCGAAGGCGTAACTCAAGGAACAAAAGATTTGAACCTGAAATACAACAAACCGTTTATTTTTGGTGTTCTTACTACCAACAACGAACAACAGGCACTTGACCGTGCCGGAGGTAAATTAGGCAACAAAGGCGACGAAGCTGCTGTAACAGCCATTAAAATGGTTGCACTGCAACAATCGTTCAAATAGTTGAAGCTAACTCCCTTCTGCTTCGCTTAAGCGCATAATTCAACTTTATGAAACAAGTTCTGCACATAAAAAATATGGTTTGCAACCGCTGTATAAAAGTGGTGAAAGAAGAACTTGAAAAGCTCGACATTCAGATTGAAGCAATTGAACTTGGGAAAGTTGACATTCCTGAAAGTCTCACCCAGGAACAAACCGAAGAAGTGCGTTCTGTTTTAAACGACAATGGTTTTGAGTTAATCGATGACAAAAAAAGTCAGCTGATCGACCGGATAAAAACCATTATCATCGAAAAGATTCACTACTCGAAAGAAGAAAAAGAGCCGGTAAACTTTTCGGATGTAATTGCATCCGATGTTAGTCACGACTATTCTTACATAAGTAAATTGTTTTCTTCGGTTGAAGGAATTACAATTGAGAAATACATCATCAATCAAAAGATTGAGAAAGTTAAAGAGCTCCTGGTTTACGGAGAACTTACATTGAACGAAATCTCTTACCAACTGGGTTACAGTAGTGTTCAGCACCTTTCCAACCAATTTAAAAAGGTAACCGGATTAACACCTTCGCACTTTAAAAAACTGAAAGAAAACAAGCGGAAACCGCTTGACGAGGTTTAAAATCCCAAAATCTTATAATTCATTTCCAAAATAGTGTAAACAAATTCTCCTGAATCCTGCTTTACTTTGTATTGTAAATTTAATAGAATGCATGCAGAACAATATATAGTAAAGTTTTTAGGCGATTTCGCTACAATTTTAGGAGAAATGGCCCCTTATCTTTTGCTGGGATTTTTCTTTGCCGGACTGTTGTATGCTTTTATTCCCCGCGAAAAAATCGACAAGTATTTTAATGGTTCGCCATTTCGTTCCTCTGTTTATTCATCCTTACTGGGAATTCCGCTGCCCTTATGCTCTTGCGGAGTAATTCCTACCGGAGCAGCTTTGTATAAAAACGGAGCTTCGAAAGGAGGAACAGTTTCGTTTCTGATTTCCACGCCGCAAACCGGAGTCGATTCCATTTTGGCAACGTTTTCGCTTATGGGATTACCTTTCGCCATTATTCGTCCGATTGCCGCTTTAATTACTGGAATCACAGGAGGTTTAATTACAAGCGTAATAACAAAAAACGAATCAGTGCCACAGCAAACTTCGGATACGGTTTCAAAACCCAAAACACTGGGGCAAAAAATAAAAGACGTTTTTCGTTATGGTTTTGTTGAATTCATCCAGGATATCTCAAAATGGCTAATCATCGGTTTGGTTTTAGCGGCCATTATTTCAGCTCTAATACCCAACGATTTCTTTGAACTTTTAAACCTGTCGCCCATATTGCAAATGCTGCTGATTTTGGTTGTTTCCATTCCCTTGTACATTTGTGCAACCGGCTCAATTCCACTGGCAGCCATCCTTATTTTAAAAGGAGTCAGCCCCGGAGCGGCTTTTGTGTTACTTATGGCGGGACCTGCTACCAACGCAGCTACAATTACCATGATCGGTAAAGTTTTAGGAAAAAAAAGCCTTTTCACTTATCTCGTAACAATTATTATTGGCGCCGTGGGATCCGGATTGATCATCGATTACCTGCTGCCCGTGCAGTGGTTTACTGAAATTACTCAACAACATTTGGGTCACGACCACGGAACTCACCTGAATTGGTGGCAAATTGCGTCAGGAGTTCTACTTCTGGGATTGATCATAAACGGCTACATTCAAAAATACAGAGCTTCAAAACAACAAGCAAAAACACAATTAACGTATAATATGATGCAAACAAAAACCATTAAAGTTGAAGGAATGACTTGCAACCATTGCAAGGCAAACGTAGAAAATAACCTGCAAAAACTGGCATTTGTAGATAGTGCAGTAGTAAACCTGGCCGAAAAAACGGTTACTTTGGAAGGCGACGAAATTGATTTAGACAAAGTAAAAGAAACTGTTGAATCGATTGGCTACAAAGCGGTTTAGCCCGAAAGTATGTTAAAGCTTTGTTAAACGGTTGGCTAAGTCGTTTAAACCTTTTAGTTTTGTTGAACGTTTATTTAGTGAAGTTTAAATAATAAATGATTAAAAAACTCAACCATATTATTTTAGCATCTCTGTTGTTGATTTCAACAATGGGATTGGCTGTGAGCAAACATTATTGCCACAGTTCGCTGGTTGATGTTTCTATTTTTGCTGAAGCCGATTCGTGCTGCGACGATGGCGGATGTTGTTCCAACGAAAATCATTTTTACCAGGTGAAAGAGGATTTTTCGGCACCCGTAATTTCTACAATTCCGGTACTGGCTGAAATCGATGTTTTGCATCAGACGCTGCTTGATCCTGATATTCTTATACCCAACGAATTAACTGAAGAATTTGAATTAACAAATGATCCTCCTCCACCAACGGTGATGGAGTTCCTTGCTGAGGAGCAATTATACCTTTTATGATTTTATTATGATAAATTATCTGATCATGACTGCTCATGATCTCGATTTTCTATTGTAATAATCTCATAGCAAAAAAGGTATGCTAAATAAAATCATAAAATTTTTTCTTGAAAATAAGCTGGTTACGATGTTGGTGCTAATCCTTCTCGTAAGTTGGGGAATCATAACATCACCGTTTGGCTGGGACACCAAAGTACTGCCGAAAGATCCGGTGCCGGTTGACGCGATTCCCGACATTGGAGAGAACCAGCAAATTGTATTTACCCAATGGATGGGTCGTTCTCCTCAGGATATAGAGGATCAGATTTCTTATCCTTTAACAACCTATTTACTGGGTATTCCGGGTGTTAAATCCATCCGGAGTTCATCCATTTTCGGATTTTCCAGCATTTACATCATTTTTGATGAAGATGTAGAATTTTACTGGTCGCGTTCGCGGATTCTTGAAAAGTTGAATTCATTGCCTTCGGGACTGTTACCTGATGGCGTTCAACCTGCTCTGGGCCCTGATGCTACGGCGCTCGGACAGGTTTACTGGTACACCATCGAAGGGCGCGATAAAGGCGGGAATCCTACCGGAGGTTGGGATTTGCACGAAATTCGCACGGTGCAGGATTTCTTCGTCAAGTATTCGCTGAATGCGGCTGAAGGAGTTTCCGAAGTGGCTTCCATCGGTGGCTTTGTACAGGAATACCAGATCGATGTAAATCCCGACGCGCTGAAAGCCTACAATATTCCGCTGCATAAAGTAATGCAGGCTGTTCAGAAATCGAACCGTGATGTGGGTGCGAAAACCATTGAAATTAATCAGGCTGAATATCTCGTTCGCGGACTGGGTTACATAAAAAATGTTGAAGACATTGAAAAAGCAGTGGTTGCGGTTCAGGACAATGTACCAATTCGGGTAAAAGATATCGCAGTTGTTAGCCTCGGCCCTTCTACCCGTCGTGGTGCACTTGATAAAGACGGTGCCGAAGTTGTTGGAGGTGTTGTAGTGGCCCGTTATGGTGCCAATCCGTTGCAAGTAATTAACAATGTAAAAGCAAAAATTGCCGATATAGCACCGGGACTGCCGTCCAAGATTCTACCCAACGGAGTGGAGAGTCAGCTTACCATCGTTCCATTTTACGATCGATCAGGATTGATCTATGAAACACTGGGAACGCTGGAAGAAGCACTCTCGCTGGAAGTGCTCATCGTAATCCTTGTGGTTATTATTATGGTTTATAACCTGCGGGCTTCGCTGCTGATATCAAGCTTGCTTCCAATAGCTGTTTTGATGGTATTTATTGCCATGCGCTACTTTGGCGTTGATGCCAATATTGTGGCGCTTTCGGGTATTGCAATTGCCATCGGAACCATGGTCGATTTGGGAGTCATTCTCTCCGAAAACATTATAAAACACACAAAGGAAGCACCTCCCAAACAAAAACTGATTACTACAATCTATAACGGTTCGGCAGAAGTTAGTTCTGCTATCCTGACCGCAGTTTCAACTACAATTGTAAGTTTTATCCCGGTATTTACCATGCAGGCTGCCGAAGGTAAATTATTTATACCGCTTGCCTTCACCAAAACGTTTGCATTAATAGCGGCACTGATTGTTTCGCTGTTTATAATGCCCGCCCTTGCGCACTGGTTTTTCGGAATACGCATTAACAGCAAAGTCATCCGAAAATGGGTAAATATCATCTTAATCCCGCTTGGAATAATTCTGCTGGTGTTTGGACAAACCTGGGGAGGAATGATGATTCTGGCATTTGGACTGGCAGGAACTTTAAAAGATGTTAGAAGACAGAAGACAGAAGACCGAAGTCTGGGAACTGATATTCAGAGCTGGAAAACTCGCTTGCGGAAAGCCTTCTACTTTTTAATAGAATATCTTGAAATAGTTATTGTATTAATCGGCGTTACATGGCTTCTGGCAAAATACTGGCTTCCGCTGGGTCCAACTAAAAGCATGGTAATGAATGTAGTTTTTGTTGCCATTCTGCTAACGATTATCCTGGGAGCCTTTGCATTGCTCGAATATTACTACAAAAAAATATTAACCTGGTGCCTCGATCACAAAGCAGCATTTCTTTCCATACCTACATTTTTGATTATTGTGGGAATAACTGCCTGGATGGGCTTCAATAACCTTTTTGGATTTGTAGCCCGCGGATTCGACAAAGTTGGATGGAACATTCGCACTACTGAAGTTTGGTCCAAACTGGCACATGGATTTCCTGGAATTGGAAAAGAATTTATGCCGTCGCTGGATGAAGGAAGTTTTCTGTTAATGCCTACTTCAATGCCACATTCGGGTGTTGAGTATAACCGGAAAGTTCTGGGCCAACTCGATATGCTGATTTCCAATATTCCTGAAGTGGAATTAACTGTTGGAAAGCTCGGACGCGTTGAATCTGCACTCGACCCGGCACCGATTTCGATGTACGAAAATATAATCAACTACAAACCGGAGTATATTTTAAGCGAAAAGGGACACCGCATGCGGTTTCAGGTGGATAAAGAGGATCGTTTTGTATTGACGAATGGAGAAAAGCTCAGCAACGAAGAGGCATTGCAACGTGGAATTACCGGGGAAGATTTAATAGCGGATGAAAATGGAGACTACTTCCGCAACTGGCGTGAAAAAATTAAATCACCTGACGATATTTGGGATGAGATTGTAAATGCTTCCAAAATTCCGGGCGTTACTTCGGCACCTAAACTGCAACCAATTGAAACCCGGTTGGTGATGTTACAAACCGGTATGCGCGCCCCGATGGGAATTAAGGTCTATGGACCAGATTTAACAACCAT comes from uncultured Draconibacterium sp. and encodes:
- a CDS encoding DNA replication/repair protein RecF translates to MHIEEISIVNFKNILEVKADFSPKLNCFIGKNGAGKTNMLDAIYYLSFCKSFFNATDQLNINHDENFFMLNGNYSRMESKESINCGLQKGQKKQFKRNTKVYKKLQEHIGLLPLVMITPSDVNLILGGSDERRKFMDGVISQYNQYYLDDLLKYNRALAQRNNLLKQFASERYFDEELLGIWNDQLEEYGTRIHEERTRFVEKLIPVFQRYYNYISEGNEVVELVHQSDLYDSDIETLLKSSLQKDRIVQYTTVGIHKDDLILNIGDYPIKKLGSQGQKKTYLVALKLAQFEFIKEISGINPILLLDDIFDKLDQHRVEQIVTAVAGEQFGQIFLTDTNREHLDTIIKKMDADYRIFKVENGKVELAQ
- a CDS encoding permease; protein product: MHAEQYIVKFLGDFATILGEMAPYLLLGFFFAGLLYAFIPREKIDKYFNGSPFRSSVYSSLLGIPLPLCSCGVIPTGAALYKNGASKGGTVSFLISTPQTGVDSILATFSLMGLPFAIIRPIAALITGITGGLITSVITKNESVPQQTSDTVSKPKTLGQKIKDVFRYGFVEFIQDISKWLIIGLVLAAIISALIPNDFFELLNLSPILQMLLILVVSIPLYICATGSIPLAAILILKGVSPGAAFVLLMAGPATNAATITMIGKVLGKKSLFTYLVTIIIGAVGSGLIIDYLLPVQWFTEITQQHLGHDHGTHLNWWQIASGVLLLGLIINGYIQKYRASKQQAKTQLTYNMMQTKTIKVEGMTCNHCKANVENNLQKLAFVDSAVVNLAEKTVTLEGDEIDLDKVKETVESIGYKAV
- the ribH gene encoding 6,7-dimethyl-8-ribityllumazine synthase, which codes for MATKDLSAYDINSVPSAENMRFGVVVAEWNWEITSALGNGAVDTLKKHGATDENISVKYVPGTFELPLGGQYFAELDNVDAVILLGCVIQGDTRHFDYICEGVTQGTKDLNLKYNKPFIFGVLTTNNEQQALDRAGGKLGNKGDEAAVTAIKMVALQQSFK
- a CDS encoding tetratricopeptide repeat protein, giving the protein MAKKNVKQEDNLQELESALTKTEQFVEDNSKIISYVIGGIIVVVAAYLGFNRFYVQPKEDEAVSQMFMAENYFEKDSFNLAINGDGNYLGFLDIIDDYGITKSANRAKYYTGISYLYLGQYEEALDYLNDFKTDDLLLAPVAEGAKGDAYLELGETDNALKHYKKAYALSDNELTTPVYMMKAANLLESMDELEDALALYEDIKNKYPTSTEGSSADRYIARINTKLN
- a CDS encoding DUF721 domain-containing protein gives rise to the protein MRRSNTQSLSEVLKEFIEQNRMERKLKELDIVQGWENLLGKTIARYTRNIYIRNGILYVEITSSVVKNELFLMREEICRRINENAGDEIITRIVFK
- a CDS encoding helix-turn-helix domain-containing protein, whose translation is MKQVLHIKNMVCNRCIKVVKEELEKLDIQIEAIELGKVDIPESLTQEQTEEVRSVLNDNGFELIDDKKSQLIDRIKTIIIEKIHYSKEEKEPVNFSDVIASDVSHDYSYISKLFSSVEGITIEKYIINQKIEKVKELLVYGELTLNEISYQLGYSSVQHLSNQFKKVTGLTPSHFKKLKENKRKPLDEV
- a CDS encoding efflux RND transporter permease subunit, producing MLNKIIKFFLENKLVTMLVLILLVSWGIITSPFGWDTKVLPKDPVPVDAIPDIGENQQIVFTQWMGRSPQDIEDQISYPLTTYLLGIPGVKSIRSSSIFGFSSIYIIFDEDVEFYWSRSRILEKLNSLPSGLLPDGVQPALGPDATALGQVYWYTIEGRDKGGNPTGGWDLHEIRTVQDFFVKYSLNAAEGVSEVASIGGFVQEYQIDVNPDALKAYNIPLHKVMQAVQKSNRDVGAKTIEINQAEYLVRGLGYIKNVEDIEKAVVAVQDNVPIRVKDIAVVSLGPSTRRGALDKDGAEVVGGVVVARYGANPLQVINNVKAKIADIAPGLPSKILPNGVESQLTIVPFYDRSGLIYETLGTLEEALSLEVLIVILVVIIMVYNLRASLLISSLLPIAVLMVFIAMRYFGVDANIVALSGIAIAIGTMVDLGVILSENIIKHTKEAPPKQKLITTIYNGSAEVSSAILTAVSTTIVSFIPVFTMQAAEGKLFIPLAFTKTFALIAALIVSLFIMPALAHWFFGIRINSKVIRKWVNIILIPLGIILLVFGQTWGGMMILAFGLAGTLKDVRRQKTEDRSLGTDIQSWKTRLRKAFYFLIEYLEIVIVLIGVTWLLAKYWLPLGPTKSMVMNVVFVAILLTIILGAFALLEYYYKKILTWCLDHKAAFLSIPTFLIIVGITAWMGFNNLFGFVARGFDKVGWNIRTTEVWSKLAHGFPGIGKEFMPSLDEGSFLLMPTSMPHSGVEYNRKVLGQLDMLISNIPEVELTVGKLGRVESALDPAPISMYENIINYKPEYILSEKGHRMRFQVDKEDRFVLTNGEKLSNEEALQRGITGEDLIADENGDYFRNWREKIKSPDDIWDEIVNASKIPGVTSAPKLQPIETRLVMLQTGMRAPMGIKVYGPDLTTIEEFGLQLEDILKTVPSVKAQAVFADRIVGKPYLLFDIDRDKISRYGLNVEDVQQTIETAVGGMKITSTVEGRERFPVRVRYPRELRDDPESLGKILIQTPTGAQIPLSQLVHIKYQRGPQAIKSEETFLVGYVLFDKNDGFSEVTVVDDARKVIQERIDAGDLQVPAGVSYKFSGSYENQVRAEKRLSIVVPLVLAIVFLILYFQFKSVSTSLMVFTGIAMAFSGGFMMLWLYGQNWFVDFSVFGTNIRELFQMGTINLSVAVWVGFIALFGIATDDGVLMATYLDQSFKRNKTDNLKGIRAAVVEAGQRRIKPAVMTSATTIIALLPILTSTGRGADIMIPMAIPAFGGMIFAAVTYFIVPVLYSYREERKLKKIQS